A window from Dermacentor albipictus isolate Rhodes 1998 colony chromosome 10, USDA_Dalb.pri_finalv2, whole genome shotgun sequence encodes these proteins:
- the LOC139050356 gene encoding tigger transposable element-derived protein 4-like — MSPRGKYRTLSVKEKLAAIEEVEAGVKKTSVALKYGITKSTLTTIVKAKDKLRNNASHFAPDRKRLREAAHPELEKAVFLWLKRARSCSLPVSGPILREKAEQLSLRFGIEDFKCSDGWVSRFKERHGLTFKTVSGEAEAVDEAVTTDWQQTRLQSLLLEYSPADIYNADEMGLFFQVPSSANIVSQGGTLHRRKAEQGAAHSNGLCQYGW, encoded by the coding sequence ATGTCTCCGCGGGGGAAGTACCGAACCCTTTCTGTGAAAGAAAAATTGGCAGCCATAGAAGAAGTTGAGGCTGGAGTGAAGAAGACTTCTGTGGCATTGAAGTATGGAATCACAAAAAGTACGCTGACAACGATTGTGAAAGCGAAAGACAAGCTGCGAAACAACGCAAGCCATTTCGCTCCCGACAGAAAAAGGCTTAGGGAGGCGGCGCATCCGGAGCTTGAGAAGGCAGTTTTTCTTTGGCTGAAGCGCGCTCGGAGCTGCAGTCTACCAGTAAGTGGACCAATCCTGCGAGAGAAGGCCGAACAACTGTCTTTGCGCTTTGGAATTGAAGACTTCAAGTGTAGTGATGGATGGGTGTCGCGATTCAAGGAGCGACATGGCCTCACTTTCAAAACAGTAAGTGGAGAAGCGGAAGCGGTCGATGAGGCGGTTACTACCGACTGGCAGCAGACGCGTCTTCAGAGCCTACTGCTTGAATACTCCCCGGCTGACATTTATAATGCTGACGAAATGGGACTGTTCTTCCAAGTGCCTTCTTCAGCAAACATTGTGTCGCAAGGGGGAACGTTGCACCGGCGGAAAGCTGAGCAAGGAGCGGCTCACAGTAATGGTTTGTGCCAATATGGATGGTAG